The Virgibacillus dokdonensis genome includes a window with the following:
- a CDS encoding ABC transporter ATP-binding protein, which yields MKTLEVVELSVEIDQNLLIDHASFMLEEGTITALVGHNGAGKSTLLKAIVGMLSKSQGKIIFNEMYHQDDDFLTCKLLLAYLPEEPMLLTELTVMQHFQLYGMSYELAKNEMNQRIKEMVKGFELSDKLNEYPESLSKGMRQKVQTICALLPDTPLLLIDEPFMGLDIYAIDYFEQLMKEKVARGTTILVTTHQLDRMKGMADNYIMLQQGKIHSQGPIDQFVTIDRRMDE from the coding sequence TTGAAAACGTTAGAGGTTGTTGAACTTTCGGTAGAAATAGATCAGAATTTGCTGATTGATCATGCGTCATTTATGTTAGAGGAAGGGACGATCACAGCGCTTGTAGGGCATAATGGGGCAGGGAAATCAACGCTTTTAAAAGCCATTGTCGGGATGCTTTCTAAAAGCCAAGGGAAAATTATATTTAATGAAATGTACCATCAGGATGATGATTTTTTAACATGTAAGCTATTACTTGCTTATTTGCCGGAGGAACCGATGTTGTTGACGGAATTAACTGTGATGCAACATTTCCAACTTTACGGCATGAGTTATGAACTGGCTAAAAATGAAATGAACCAACGAATAAAAGAGATGGTAAAAGGATTTGAATTATCCGATAAACTAAATGAATATCCTGAGTCATTGTCTAAAGGAATGAGACAAAAGGTGCAAACCATTTGTGCGCTACTTCCTGATACACCGTTGTTACTTATTGATGAACCTTTTATGGGTTTAGATATTTATGCAATTGATTATTTTGAGCAATTAATGAAAGAGAAGGTGGCAAGAGGAACGACGATTCTTGTTACAACACACCAATTAGACCGCATGAAAGGAATGGCGGATAATTATATTATGTTGCAACAAGGTAAAATACATAGCCAAGGACCAATTGATCAATTTGTTACGATTGATAGGAGAATGGATGAATGA
- a CDS encoding MarR family winged helix-turn-helix transcriptional regulator, with translation MTKSNALKEKQNNSSLKLLVVLSKAYRSLMEQVEDDIHQRGLNLTDFAVMELLYHKGPHTLKAIGEKILLTSGSITYVVNKLENRRYILRIPNENDRRVTFAAITEKGERLMEEIFPGHWARIEEITSGLDETEKQLAIDLLRKLGTANKVK, from the coding sequence TTGACGAAGAGTAATGCTTTAAAGGAAAAACAGAACAATAGCTCGCTTAAGTTATTGGTTGTATTATCAAAAGCATATCGGAGTTTAATGGAACAAGTGGAGGATGATATTCACCAAAGAGGTTTAAATTTAACCGATTTTGCAGTAATGGAGTTGCTTTATCATAAAGGACCACATACTTTGAAAGCGATAGGGGAAAAAATATTATTAACAAGTGGGAGTATTACGTATGTTGTCAATAAATTAGAAAATAGACGTTATATCTTACGAATACCTAATGAAAATGACCGACGTGTAACATTTGCTGCCATTACGGAAAAAGGGGAAAGGTTAATGGAGGAGATTTTTCCCGGTCATTGGGCAAGAATTGAAGAAATTACAAGTGGACTAGATGAGACAGAAAAGCAACTGGCCATTGACTTGTTGCGAAAGCTCGGTACTGCAAATAAGGTGAAATAA
- a CDS encoding glutaredoxin family protein, with protein sequence MEKPDVIVYISTNCKACEEVIEFLQEWTIMYQTKNVNENPSNMKELQSFGVFGTPTIFIAGKEEPILGFQKNKLKYCLGIINKEITHYSSLFDGYIEEKNNDHRF encoded by the coding sequence ATGGAAAAACCTGATGTGATTGTATATATTAGTACGAACTGTAAAGCATGTGAAGAAGTAATAGAATTCTTACAAGAATGGACGATTATGTATCAAACGAAAAATGTAAATGAAAATCCATCGAATATGAAAGAATTACAGAGTTTTGGAGTATTTGGTACCCCCACAATATTTATTGCTGGTAAAGAAGAACCAATATTAGGATTTCAAAAAAATAAATTAAAGTATTGTTTAGGTATCATAAATAAAGAAATAACGCATTATAGTTCTTTGTTTGATGGGTATATAGAAGAAAAAAACAACGATCACAGGTTTTAG
- a CDS encoding alpha/beta hydrolase, which produces MVACLIIHGYTGGPYEVEPLADYLTKQTNWHIAVPTLPGHGRNLNLQHVSHDEWLEAAEQALLQLQKRYDTVYLIGFSMGGMIAAYLAAKYQIEKLVLLATSGKYLSLKQIGKDVGGFLTDAVTGKLGENKLFLHYKRKLGTVPFRANIEFLKLVRFTRRYLNKIKSPVLIAQGQQDGMVPYKTAYYLNKEITSEQKEVVFFERSKHLICLGDDKDTLNKIVHAFLQSSRSPTFTY; this is translated from the coding sequence ATGGTAGCCTGTTTAATTATTCACGGATATACTGGGGGTCCTTATGAAGTAGAACCACTTGCGGATTATTTAACAAAACAAACCAATTGGCATATTGCTGTCCCCACGTTACCAGGCCATGGTCGAAACTTGAACTTACAGCATGTATCTCATGACGAATGGCTCGAAGCTGCAGAACAAGCACTGCTGCAACTACAAAAAAGGTATGATACCGTTTATCTTATCGGTTTTTCCATGGGAGGGATGATTGCGGCTTACTTAGCAGCGAAGTATCAAATCGAGAAGCTAGTGCTTCTAGCTACTTCTGGAAAATATTTGTCATTAAAGCAGATTGGAAAAGACGTAGGCGGCTTCCTTACAGATGCTGTGACAGGGAAATTAGGAGAGAATAAACTGTTTCTGCACTATAAAAGAAAACTAGGGACAGTACCTTTTCGCGCTAATATTGAATTTTTAAAGTTAGTTCGGTTTACTAGAAGGTACTTAAATAAAATAAAATCGCCAGTATTAATTGCTCAAGGGCAGCAAGACGGAATGGTACCATATAAAACAGCCTATTACTTAAATAAAGAAATTACATCGGAGCAAAAGGAAGTGGTCTTTTTCGAGCGTTCTAAGCACTTAATCTGTTTAGGAGATGACAAAGATACATTAAACAAAATCGTACATGCCTTCTTGCAGTCATCAAGATCACCTACATTTACCTATTAG
- a CDS encoding DegV family protein yields the protein MNMQLMTDGGADIPERLLTKTNIIQVPLYLHFSDGQYKSGVDLDTPSFYRKMAETNELPRSSAPSPHDFYTAYKQIDQDVPILMLSLTKGLSSTYENAVAGMKLLLEEDPERKIAVINTKTASCGIALLLHEAISKIEAGYSFSQLVEHLEERAEQTATLFVLKTLENLIQGGRLDKVKGKIAKTLNIKLLMRASEDGAIEVTEKVRGDKKSIRRFIDQIGEYTKNVEDKVISLSHCNAEGRAKKVLNEIREAYPFKDALIMETGPLISTYGGEGALVISFFKH from the coding sequence ATGAACATGCAATTAATGACCGATGGTGGAGCGGATATACCTGAGCGTTTATTAACCAAAACAAATATTATTCAAGTGCCACTCTATTTACATTTTAGTGATGGACAATATAAAAGCGGAGTGGATTTAGACACCCCATCCTTTTATCGAAAAATGGCTGAAACCAATGAATTACCTAGATCTTCAGCACCAAGCCCACATGATTTTTACACAGCTTACAAACAAATTGACCAAGATGTTCCTATTTTAATGCTTAGTTTGACGAAAGGGTTAAGCAGCACCTATGAAAACGCAGTTGCTGGTATGAAATTGTTGCTTGAAGAAGACCCCGAACGTAAGATTGCCGTTATTAATACAAAAACCGCTTCTTGCGGGATCGCTCTGTTGCTTCATGAAGCTATTTCCAAAATAGAAGCAGGCTATTCCTTTTCCCAATTAGTGGAGCACCTAGAGGAACGAGCAGAACAAACTGCTACATTATTTGTATTAAAGACGTTGGAAAACCTTATTCAAGGCGGACGTCTTGATAAGGTAAAAGGTAAAATTGCTAAAACATTAAATATTAAACTACTAATGCGTGCAAGTGAAGACGGAGCTATTGAAGTGACGGAAAAAGTGAGAGGAGATAAAAAATCCATTCGCCGATTTATCGATCAAATTGGTGAATATACAAAAAATGTGGAGGATAAAGTGATTTCCTTATCGCACTGTAATGCAGAAGGACGTGCTAAGAAAGTGCTAAATGAAATAAGAGAGGCTTATCCATTTAAAGATGCACTCATCATGGAAACTGGTCCGTTAATATCCACATATGGTGGAGAAGGTGCTCTCGTTATTTCTTTTTTCAAGCATTAG
- a CDS encoding DMT family transporter: MRLPPFNPYIAVGIGVLSVSTSAVFVKLADQAPAAMIANYRLLIAVLLMAPIILAKYRHEIKHIERKDWLLSILAGVFLAFHFILWFESLNYTSVASSVVLVTLQPIFAFLGTYIFFKERFSYGAIISMLIALIGSIIISWGDFQISGMALFGDILALLGAITVTGYFLLGQRVRRNLSLMTYTFVVYGVSSITLIIYNLLVGNAFTGYPMDHWWIFIALAIIPTFFGHTLFNWALKWLSTSTISMGIVFEPIGASILAYIILGEKVTASQLLGGTIVLFGLFLFILSTNRKTNLTISKKKQQDD; the protein is encoded by the coding sequence ATGCGACTTCCTCCATTTAACCCATATATCGCTGTAGGAATTGGTGTCTTATCTGTTTCTACTTCAGCAGTATTCGTTAAATTAGCCGATCAAGCCCCTGCTGCTATGATAGCAAATTACCGTTTATTGATTGCAGTACTTCTTATGGCTCCGATCATATTGGCAAAATACCGCCATGAAATAAAGCATATTGAGCGTAAAGATTGGCTCTTATCTATTCTTGCGGGGGTGTTTTTAGCCTTCCATTTTATATTATGGTTCGAATCTTTGAACTACACATCGGTAGCTAGTTCTGTTGTTTTAGTAACGCTCCAACCTATTTTTGCTTTCTTGGGAACATATATTTTCTTTAAGGAGCGGTTTTCTTACGGAGCAATTATTAGTATGCTAATCGCTTTAATTGGTAGTATCATCATTAGCTGGGGTGATTTCCAAATAAGTGGAATGGCGCTATTTGGTGATATCTTGGCATTATTAGGAGCGATCACTGTAACAGGATATTTTTTACTTGGACAGCGCGTACGCAGAAATCTTTCTTTAATGACCTATACATTTGTTGTGTATGGTGTAAGCTCTATTACTTTGATCATTTATAACTTATTAGTTGGAAACGCATTTACTGGTTATCCAATGGACCATTGGTGGATTTTTATCGCTCTAGCGATTATACCAACCTTTTTTGGACATACGTTATTTAATTGGGCATTAAAATGGCTAAGCACCTCTACGATCTCGATGGGCATTGTCTTTGAGCCAATCGGCGCTTCCATTTTAGCATATATTATTTTAGGCGAAAAAGTTACCGCTTCGCAACTATTAGGAGGAACCATTGTCCTATTTGGGTTATTTTTATTTATATTAAGCACGAACAGGAAAACAAATTTAACTATCTCTAAAAAGAAGCAACAAGATGATTAG
- a CDS encoding DEAD/DEAH box helicase — MTTFKELGVSSPIMKALERMGFEEATPIQAETIPLALEGNDVIGQAQTGTGKTAAFGIPMIEKLDARARKIQGLVVAPTRELAIQVAEELNRLGKVKKVRAFAVYGGQQMERQIRSLKDGPQIVVATPGRLLDHMRRKTIRTEHIHTTVLDEADEMLNMGFIDDIREILKAIPEERQTLLFSATMPKEIRDIATNLMKSPKEIKVKSKEMTVENIDQYFIEIPERYKFDTLNNHLDIHSPDLAIVFSRTKKRVDEITEGLQARGYRAEGIHGDLTQGKRMSVLNKFKNGRVDVLVATDVAARGLDISGVTHVYNFDIPQDPESYVHRIGRTGRAGRTGEAISFITPREMAHLKLIEKVTKSKMKRLTPPTNHDARKGQQQVTISKIVETIETKDLNDYHQAANQLLEDQDAVSVIAAALKLMTKERKDTPVKISSVAPISVKKANNQNDNRRSNNKRFQGKRGQNNRGGQGSRNRKGNFQKRRNRDK, encoded by the coding sequence GTGACAACATTTAAAGAGCTGGGTGTGTCTAGCCCGATTATGAAAGCATTAGAAAGAATGGGATTTGAAGAAGCAACGCCAATTCAAGCAGAGACTATCCCACTAGCTTTAGAAGGCAATGATGTAATTGGACAAGCGCAAACAGGTACAGGAAAAACAGCTGCTTTTGGTATTCCTATGATTGAAAAATTAGATGCAAGAGCACGTAAAATTCAAGGTCTCGTTGTTGCTCCAACGAGAGAATTAGCGATTCAAGTAGCCGAGGAATTAAATCGTCTTGGCAAGGTTAAAAAAGTTCGTGCTTTCGCCGTTTATGGTGGGCAACAAATGGAGAGACAAATTCGTTCGCTTAAAGATGGTCCACAAATTGTAGTTGCAACTCCTGGAAGGCTATTGGATCATATGCGTCGCAAAACAATTCGGACGGAACATATTCACACAACTGTATTAGATGAAGCCGATGAAATGTTAAATATGGGATTTATCGATGATATTCGTGAGATTCTTAAAGCAATTCCAGAGGAAAGACAGACATTGCTATTCTCTGCAACAATGCCTAAGGAAATTCGCGATATTGCGACGAATTTAATGAAAAGCCCAAAAGAAATTAAAGTAAAATCAAAAGAAATGACGGTCGAAAATATTGATCAGTATTTCATTGAAATACCGGAAAGATATAAATTTGATACGTTAAATAACCATTTGGACATTCATTCTCCTGATTTAGCCATTGTCTTTAGCCGCACGAAAAAGCGTGTAGATGAAATAACGGAAGGTTTGCAAGCTAGAGGTTACCGTGCTGAAGGTATCCATGGCGATTTAACACAAGGAAAAAGGATGTCCGTATTAAATAAATTTAAAAATGGTCGCGTAGATGTGCTTGTTGCAACGGATGTAGCCGCAAGAGGACTTGATATTTCAGGTGTTACGCATGTTTATAATTTTGACATCCCTCAGGATCCAGAAAGCTATGTGCACCGTATTGGTCGAACAGGGCGTGCTGGTCGAACAGGCGAAGCTATCTCTTTCATTACTCCAAGAGAAATGGCGCATTTGAAATTAATTGAAAAAGTAACAAAGAGTAAAATGAAGCGTCTTACACCGCCAACGAACCATGATGCACGAAAAGGACAACAGCAAGTTACGATAAGCAAAATTGTTGAAACGATTGAAACAAAAGATCTAAACGATTATCATCAAGCAGCCAATCAATTATTGGAAGATCAGGATGCTGTCTCTGTCATTGCTGCAGCTCTTAAGTTAATGACAAAAGAGCGAAAGGATACGCCGGTGAAGATTTCTTCTGTTGCGCCAATAAGCGTAAAGAAAGCAAATAACCAGAATGACAATCGCCGTTCCAATAATAAACGTTTCCAAGGTAAACGTGGACAAAATAATCGTGGTGGACAAGGTAGTCGTAATCGAAAAGGTAATTTTCAAAAACGCAGAAACCGTGATAAGTAA
- a CDS encoding PH domain-containing protein, which translates to MRHPPKQQIEKEAIKVWRITAAIYNGILCLLAIAALVVSIIFEWPVWYSMVAVAVTIILAYVFIFILPKLRWRRWRYELFEQEIYIQYGILIMSRTLVPMVRVQHVDTQQGPILKRYDLATVTISTAATTHEIPALNEEDASLLRDRISELARVDEEDV; encoded by the coding sequence ATGCGACACCCCCCAAAACAACAAATAGAGAAAGAAGCCATCAAAGTATGGCGGATAACAGCAGCTATTTATAATGGTATACTTTGTTTATTGGCAATTGCAGCTTTGGTTGTTAGTATTATTTTTGAATGGCCAGTTTGGTATAGTATGGTAGCTGTAGCTGTAACCATTATTTTAGCGTATGTATTTATTTTTATATTACCAAAGCTTCGCTGGAGACGATGGCGTTATGAATTATTTGAACAGGAAATCTATATTCAATACGGTATTTTAATTATGTCAAGAACGCTTGTACCAATGGTGCGTGTACAGCATGTAGATACACAGCAGGGTCCAATTTTAAAGCGGTATGATCTGGCAACTGTAACGATCTCCACGGCAGCAACGACACATGAAATTCCTGCGTTAAATGAAGAGGATGCTTCTTTGTTGCGTGATCGTATTTCTGAGCTTGCAAGGGTGGATGAAGAAGATGTCTAA
- a CDS encoding PH domain-containing protein: MSKPKRMHLAFILFHVIRSLRETILPFIAAIIAIPKEHFFFVIIGLIALALLFTIFSTLSWWRFTYEVTNDELRIESGIFIRKKRYISKGRIQSIDISANVLHRIFKLAKVQIETAGSGAEGTLTAIKLSEAEDLRTELKGYQTNDADLEKTEEPMKTPDVPFFQISNKRLFLAGSTSGSIGVLAGLFAFAVSEMEQFIPDNFYDNTVEWVVGLSIAFLIIVIVGILLLLWLLGIAGTMIKFWNFRIERHEKELFITRGLLEKKQTTIPLNRIQAIGIEESIIRQPIGYAKVFAEVAAGSAEEANEFSSVLFPMLKESEVEEFLKTILPTHAHVDGAWHAIPKRGLTYYLLRSLIPVCLISVPVYIFFPGFMWAVAIVLLLAFTLGYLSFRDTGFQLEKKRMLLQYRQISKKTMIIFHRRIQSMEKKQHALHRKQDVATLSVSILGTNSVGAHYYLKELAEADADKLANWYSHRKRVEDMPYSKDEKEK; the protein is encoded by the coding sequence ATGTCTAAGCCAAAACGAATGCATCTAGCATTTATCTTATTTCATGTTATTCGATCACTGAGAGAAACGATTTTACCGTTTATTGCAGCAATCATTGCCATTCCTAAAGAGCATTTCTTTTTTGTGATTATAGGTCTTATAGCGCTTGCGTTATTGTTTACCATTTTTAGTACGCTCTCATGGTGGCGTTTTACTTATGAGGTTACGAATGACGAACTACGGATTGAATCAGGAATATTCATTCGTAAAAAAAGATACATTTCAAAAGGGCGTATTCAGTCGATTGATATATCCGCAAATGTTTTGCATCGAATTTTTAAATTAGCAAAGGTGCAAATTGAAACAGCTGGTTCTGGCGCTGAAGGTACATTGACAGCTATCAAGTTATCGGAAGCAGAAGATCTACGAACAGAATTGAAAGGTTACCAAACAAACGATGCCGACTTAGAAAAGACAGAAGAACCTATGAAAACACCGGATGTGCCTTTTTTCCAAATATCTAATAAACGATTGTTCTTGGCAGGTAGTACATCTGGAAGTATCGGAGTATTAGCAGGTTTATTTGCTTTTGCCGTTTCAGAAATGGAACAATTTATTCCTGATAATTTTTATGATAATACGGTAGAGTGGGTAGTGGGATTAAGTATTGCATTTTTAATAATTGTTATTGTAGGTATTTTATTATTATTATGGTTATTAGGTATTGCAGGTACAATGATTAAGTTTTGGAATTTTCGAATCGAAAGACATGAAAAAGAATTATTTATAACTAGGGGGCTACTTGAAAAAAAGCAAACAACCATTCCGCTAAATCGCATACAAGCTATCGGTATAGAGGAGAGTATTATTCGGCAACCGATCGGCTATGCAAAAGTTTTTGCAGAAGTAGCAGCTGGTAGTGCAGAGGAAGCCAATGAGTTTTCTTCCGTTTTATTCCCAATGTTAAAGGAATCCGAAGTAGAAGAATTTCTAAAAACAATCTTGCCAACGCATGCCCATGTAGATGGAGCTTGGCATGCGATTCCAAAAAGAGGCTTAACCTATTATTTGCTCCGATCCCTTATTCCCGTCTGCTTAATTAGTGTTCCAGTATATATATTCTTCCCTGGATTTATGTGGGCTGTAGCAATTGTGCTACTTTTAGCCTTTACATTAGGTTATCTTAGCTTTCGGGATACTGGATTTCAACTAGAAAAAAAGAGGATGCTACTTCAATATCGACAAATAAGTAAAAAAACGATGATTATTTTTCATAGACGTATTCAATCTATGGAAAAAAAGCAACATGCTCTCCATCGAAAACAGGATGTAGCTACACTAAGTGTTTCAATACTTGGTACGAATAGCGTCGGGGCGCATTATTATTTAAAAGAATTGGCAGAAGCTGATGCGGATAAATTAGCAAATTGGTATTCGCACAGAAAGCGTGTAGAAGACATGCCTTATAGCAAGGATGAAAAGGAAAAGTGA
- the bla gene encoding class A beta-lactamase, with the protein MLRYMKIISVLLIFAFVGCEEKEEQPPSKKSTAETVAMNDESEFRLLEKEYNAKLGIYAVDTSNGKTVSYQAEDRFAYASTHKALAVGVLLQKLTLKQLKETVLIKEGDLVNYNPITENHVNKHMSWKELSDASIRYSDNTAANHILNRIGGPNGFKKALGDIGDNVTNPERMEPELNLVNPGEIKDTSTPKALATSLKAFTIGNVLPKEKQDLLVDWLKRNTTGNHLIRAGSPRGWEVGDKSGAAPYGVRNDIAIIWPPNKAPIILAILSSKEEKNAKADDKLIAEATKKVISMIK; encoded by the coding sequence ATGCTAAGGTACATGAAAATAATCAGCGTTTTGCTGATTTTTGCATTTGTTGGCTGTGAAGAAAAAGAGGAACAACCCCCTAGTAAAAAGTCGACTGCAGAAACTGTAGCAATGAATGACGAAAGTGAATTCCGCCTCTTAGAAAAAGAATATAATGCAAAACTAGGGATATATGCGGTAGATACTAGTAATGGTAAAACTGTGTCGTATCAAGCTGAAGATCGATTCGCTTATGCTTCTACTCATAAAGCACTAGCTGTAGGCGTGCTATTGCAAAAATTAACTTTGAAACAACTAAAAGAAACGGTATTAATTAAAGAAGGAGATTTGGTTAATTATAATCCAATTACTGAAAACCATGTAAATAAACATATGTCATGGAAAGAACTTAGTGATGCTTCTATAAGATATAGTGATAATACTGCTGCTAATCACATTTTAAATCGAATAGGTGGCCCAAATGGGTTTAAGAAAGCGCTTGGAGACATTGGAGATAATGTGACAAACCCGGAAAGAATGGAACCAGAATTAAACCTGGTAAATCCAGGAGAAATAAAGGACACAAGTACACCAAAAGCGCTCGCCACAAGCCTGAAAGCTTTCACAATTGGAAATGTACTACCGAAAGAAAAACAAGATTTGTTAGTGGATTGGCTGAAACGCAATACAACTGGGAATCATTTAATCCGAGCAGGGTCCCCCAGAGGGTGGGAAGTTGGCGATAAATCAGGAGCCGCACCCTATGGAGTTCGTAATGACATAGCTATTATTTGGCCGCCAAATAAAGCACCTATAATACTTGCTATTCTGTCTAGCAAAGAGGAAAAAAATGCTAAAGCAGATGATAAGCTTATTGCCGAAGCGACTAAAAAAGTAATCAGCATGATAAAGTAA
- a CDS encoding rhomboid family intramembrane serine protease produces MFIRHERSLKEFIQSYPIVSTLVIIHLALWLVINFLQLPFGIWLYQLGEGSNYGIEQGEYWRLITPIFLHADLMHALFNSFSLVLFGPALEQMLGRTKFIIGYLFAGIFGNLGTYLVEDLFYFHIGASGAIFGLFGIYIFMVLFRKHLIDQISSQIVTTICIIGLIMTFFNPGINVSGHIFGFLGGVIIAPIVLAGANSYNPWAAMARRNRYRNDDDIQFDPNRWNKKRLPRSFTKNIGWIIFGVLVLLGLFSRLF; encoded by the coding sequence ATGTTTATAAGACATGAAAGAAGCTTAAAAGAATTTATACAATCGTATCCCATCGTTTCCACCCTTGTAATCATTCACTTAGCTTTATGGCTCGTAATTAATTTCTTACAATTACCATTTGGCATTTGGCTGTATCAATTAGGCGAAGGGAGTAATTATGGTATTGAGCAAGGGGAATATTGGAGGCTTATTACACCGATATTTCTTCATGCCGATTTAATGCATGCCTTGTTTAATTCCTTCTCCCTTGTGCTATTTGGACCTGCTTTAGAGCAAATGCTTGGGAGGACAAAATTTATTATTGGCTACCTTTTTGCAGGTATATTTGGGAACCTTGGAACATATTTAGTAGAAGATTTATTTTACTTCCATATAGGAGCTTCAGGGGCAATTTTTGGCTTGTTTGGGATATATATATTCATGGTTTTGTTTCGCAAACATCTCATCGATCAGATAAGCTCTCAAATCGTAACGACGATATGCATTATTGGTCTGATTATGACCTTCTTCAATCCAGGCATCAATGTTTCCGGGCATATCTTCGGTTTCCTTGGTGGGGTTATCATTGCACCGATTGTTTTAGCAGGGGCTAATAGCTATAATCCATGGGCAGCCATGGCAAGACGTAATCGTTACAGAAATGATGATGATATTCAGTTTGACCCTAATCGCTGGAATAAAAAGCGCCTTCCGCGGTCTTTTACAAAAAATATTGGTTGGATTATCTTCGGCGTTCTCGTGTTACTTGGCTTATTTAGTCGTTTATTCTAA
- the acpS gene encoding holo-ACP synthase yields the protein MIKGIGIDIIELERIRQSLLNNARFVERILTPQEREGYRQLTNEKRKIEYVAGRFAAKEAFAKAAGTGIGKLAFQDMTVSKTKDGAPVLHVVGFEEENIFLSISHAEHYAVAQVILEARF from the coding sequence ATGATTAAAGGAATTGGAATAGATATTATTGAATTGGAGCGCATTCGACAGAGCTTACTGAACAATGCTCGCTTTGTGGAGCGAATTTTAACGCCTCAAGAAAGAGAAGGTTACAGACAATTAACAAATGAAAAACGGAAGATCGAATACGTTGCTGGAAGATTTGCAGCAAAAGAGGCATTTGCTAAAGCGGCAGGTACTGGTATTGGTAAACTCGCTTTTCAAGATATGACAGTAAGCAAAACGAAAGATGGAGCTCCTGTATTACATGTAGTAGGATTTGAAGAAGAAAACATATTTCTATCGATCTCTCATGCAGAGCATTATGCCGTAGCACAAGTTATTTTGGAAGCACGATTTTAA